The nucleotide sequence GTCGGAGAGATTTTCCGTTCGGCACATACTTTAAAAGGTATGGCAGCAACAATGGGCTTTGAAGATTTAGCCGACTTAACACATAAAATGGAAAACATTTTAGATGCGATCCGCAACAGTAAAATTAAAGTGAACGCAGAAATTTTGGATGTCGTTTTCGAATCGGTGGATCATTTAGAAGAAATGGTATACGACATTGCAGATGGTGGTGACGGTAAACGCAATGTGCAAGCGACAGTGGAAAAGCTTAAGCGCATAGAAGCAGGTGAACCGGCAACTGCCGCTTCGGAAGAGCCAATTCCTGGTCAGGAAATTGCTGCTGCAATGGTAGCAAATGAATTTGAACAGCCAGCTGAAGCATTGGAAATAAAATTATCGTATGATGATTTTGAAAAAACGGTCATTCTGCAATCATCAGAACAAGAATTCAATGCATACGAAATTACAGTAGCTTTGCGTGAAGACTGTTTATTAAAAGCAGCTCGTGTATTCATGGTATTCGAAATACTGGAGAAAAACGGGGATGTCATCAAATCTTCGCCGACAGTAGACAAATTGGAAGAAGAACAGTTTGATAGTGAATTCCACGTTGCCTTTATTTCGAAAGAGCCAGCTGAAGATTTGCAAAAAATGCTGATGAAAGTCTCGGAAGTTGATCGTGTAGTGGTCAATAAAATAGACCGGGATGTGTTTGTTACAAAAACTACGGCAATCGAAGTGCCTGCAGAGGAAGTACAGCCACAGCCTGCAGTACAGGAAACGGTAACTGCCGTAGCTGAAGAACAGCCAAAAACAGCAGTGGCTAAAAACAATACTAGTAAATCTGGGCATGCATCGAGTAAGACGATTCGTGTAAATATTGAACGTTTGGATATATTGATGAACTTGTTTGAAGAGCTTGCAATTGATCGCGGTCGACTTTTATCAATCGCAGGTGAAGTGAATCACGGAGAACTAAATGAGACAGTAGAACGTATGAGCCGTACAATGGGGGATCTGCAAAATATCGTCTTAACAATGCGCATGGTTCCTGTAGACACAGTATTTAACCGTTTCCCGAAAATGGTTCGTCAATTGTCGCGTGATTTAAACAAAAAAATCGAGCTTAATATTGTCGGAGCAGAAACAGAGCTTGACCGTACAGTAATTGATGAAATTGGAGATCCGTTAGTTCACCTGATCCGCAACTCTGTCGATCATGGAATTGAAAGTCCGGAAGTACGCCGTGCAAAAGGGAAACCTGAAGAAGGAACGGTGGAACTTCGTGCTTATCATAGCGGGAACTATGTATTCATCGAGATTGAAGATGATGGAGCAGGGATTAACCGCGATAAGGTATTGGCAAAAGCGCTGTCTAAAGGAATTGTTACACATGAACAATCATTAACAATGACAGACAAGCAGATCAACGAGTTAATTATGGCATCCGGTTTCTCAACAGCTGATGTCATTTCGGATGTATCTGGCCGAGGTGTCGGTTTAGATGTTGTTAAAACAACGATTGAATCATTAGGCGGCAACATTTCGATTGAATCAACTCAAAATGTCGGGTCGGTCTTCTCAATTCAATTACCGCTGACATTGTCGATTATTTCAGTCATGCTCGTAGAAATTGAAAATGAAATATATGCAATTCCGTTATCATCTATTATTGAAACATCGATTATCCGTCAATCAGACATATTAAACGCACATAATCAAAAAGTAATCGATTTCCGTGGTAAAGTTGTGCCGCTTGTATTCCTGGAGGAAATTTTTGAAGTACCGCGTGCCGAACAAAAAGATGATGGCTTCCATTCAGTCGTAATCGTCCGCAAAGGCGATAAATTAGCTGGTTTAGTAGTCGATTCATTTATCGGTCAGCAGGAAATTGTGTTGAAATCATTAGGTAACTACTTAACGAATATTTTTGCGATTTCAGGTGCAACGATATTAGGAAACGGAAAAGTGGCGTTAATTGTAGACTGTAACGCACTGATGAAGTAAAAGGATAAGAGGTGTGAAGAATGACGAATGCAACAGAGCAAAAAAACTTGAAAGTAATTGTATTTCAATTAGCAGATAAAGAATATGCCATTCCTGTTTCGCACGTAAAGGGAATCGAAAAATTAATGCATATTACTCGTGTACCGAAAACAGAACGATATGTAAAAGGTGTTATTAACCTTCGGGGTGTTGTAACACCTGTCATCGATTTACGTGAACGTTTTGACTTGCCGGTTTCAGGTAACGAAGAAACAACTCGAATTATTATTATTACACTGGAAACGATGGAAGTCGGTTTTATTGTCGATTCAGCAAATGATGTTTTGGACATTGATGCATCTTCCATTGAACAGCAGCCTGAAGTGGTCGGCTCATTAGAAGAAGATTTTATCGCAGGTGTCGCAAAATTGGAAAACCGTTTATTAATTTTACTTCACTTAGATAAAGTATTAAATCCGATCGATTAATTTCAATGAATAATTTTCCGGGTAAGCCTCGCTTGCCTGGAATCTATTAAAGTAGGTATTGAAAATGAACTTTAGTGAAAAAATTACGTTGCTGCATTTAGATGTTTTAAAGGAAATCGGAAATATTGGTGCTGCACATGCGGCTACGGCATTATCGAATTTATTGGGAAAAAAGATCGATATGCGTGTACCCGACGTGAAGATGGCCTCGTTTAATGAAATGATGGAGCTCGCTGGCGGCTCGGAAAATGCTGTCGTCG is from Solibacillus isronensis and encodes:
- a CDS encoding chemotaxis protein CheA, which translates into the protein MELNQYLEMFIEESKEHLQACSEHLLELEKNPEDLTIVGEIFRSAHTLKGMAATMGFEDLADLTHKMENILDAIRNSKIKVNAEILDVVFESVDHLEEMVYDIADGGDGKRNVQATVEKLKRIEAGEPATAASEEPIPGQEIAAAMVANEFEQPAEALEIKLSYDDFEKTVILQSSEQEFNAYEITVALREDCLLKAARVFMVFEILEKNGDVIKSSPTVDKLEEEQFDSEFHVAFISKEPAEDLQKMLMKVSEVDRVVVNKIDRDVFVTKTTAIEVPAEEVQPQPAVQETVTAVAEEQPKTAVAKNNTSKSGHASSKTIRVNIERLDILMNLFEELAIDRGRLLSIAGEVNHGELNETVERMSRTMGDLQNIVLTMRMVPVDTVFNRFPKMVRQLSRDLNKKIELNIVGAETELDRTVIDEIGDPLVHLIRNSVDHGIESPEVRRAKGKPEEGTVELRAYHSGNYVFIEIEDDGAGINRDKVLAKALSKGIVTHEQSLTMTDKQINELIMASGFSTADVISDVSGRGVGLDVVKTTIESLGGNISIESTQNVGSVFSIQLPLTLSIISVMLVEIENEIYAIPLSSIIETSIIRQSDILNAHNQKVIDFRGKVVPLVFLEEIFEVPRAEQKDDGFHSVVIVRKGDKLAGLVVDSFIGQQEIVLKSLGNYLTNIFAISGATILGNGKVALIVDCNALMK
- a CDS encoding chemotaxis protein CheW, producing the protein MTNATEQKNLKVIVFQLADKEYAIPVSHVKGIEKLMHITRVPKTERYVKGVINLRGVVTPVIDLRERFDLPVSGNEETTRIIIITLETMEVGFIVDSANDVLDIDASSIEQQPEVVGSLEEDFIAGVAKLENRLLILLHLDKVLNPID